The Panicum hallii strain FIL2 chromosome 9, PHallii_v3.1, whole genome shotgun sequence genome has a window encoding:
- the LOC112875274 gene encoding NDR1/HIN1-like protein 2 encodes MPQGGTAASSSSHVRRIAHRTRDSCAAALANTLCSLLLGLLLVAAVVLFVLWLGLRPHRPRFNIASFSVAGGLDPDYSPAGTSLAFNVTDRNPNRHIGIYYDAMHASVHFYDELVASGPAFAARWYQPNKTTTSITGLLDVLGPATTDASWPSFSAAVRSGRVPLRLQLTTAIRFRVTNAFHSGRQRMHVSCDLLVGVDGNLLPESHGAACDRYF; translated from the coding sequence ATGCCCCAAGGCGGCACTgctgccagcagcagcagccacgTCCGCCGCATCGCCCACCGCACCCGGGacagctgcgccgccgcccttgccaACACCCTCTGCTCCCTCCTCCTGggcctcctcctcgtcgccgccgtcgtcctctTCGTCCTCTGGCTCGGCCTGCGCCCACATCGCCCGCGCTTCAACATTGCATCCTTCTCCGTCGCCGGCGGCCTCGACCCGGACTACAGCCCCGCCGGCACCAGCCTCGCTTTCAACGTCACGGACCGCAACCCCAACCGCCACATCGGCATCTACTACGACGCCATGCATGCCTCCGTCCACTTCTACGACGAGCTCGTCGCCTCGGGCCCGGCCTTCGCCGCCAGATGGTACCAGCCCAACAAGACCACCACCTCCATCACGGGCCTCCTCGATGTCCTCGGCCCCGCCACCACCGACGCCTCCTGGCCCTCCTTCTCCGCAGCGGTCCGGTCCGGCCGAGTCCCGTTGCGCCTGCAGCTCACCACGGCCATCCGCTTCAGAGTCACCAACgccttccactccggccgccaGAGGATGCATGTCAGCTGCGACCTGCTCGTCGGCGTCGACGGCAACCTGCTGCCGGAGTCCCATGGGGCCGCCTGCGACAGATACTTCTGA
- the LOC112874746 gene encoding TBC1 domain family member 15-like, giving the protein MMRWGNSGQAADSFYQVRPDCSQNVPSTKFKIKAGKTLSVRKWHAAFTREGCLDIASVLSRIQRGGVHPAIRGEVWEFLLGCYDPGSTFDERDQIRHRRRMQYARWKEECKEMDSHVGTGKIITAPIITEDGFPIKDPLVLLEATSDTQGTSTSSSGVEVSDSTNPVIDRQIIDWKLTLHQIGLDVIRTDRSMVFYENKENLSKLWDILAVYAWIDKEVGYCQGMSDLCSPMIVLLNDEADAFWCFERLMRRLRGNFRCTQQSVGVENQLQHLASIIQVLDPKLHDHLETLGGGDYLFAFRMFMVLFRRELSFGDSLYLWEMMWALEYDPDIFSTYDKTGAATHKIEGSKPKVKSIRQFGKYERENMKNGANDGDGPVPISVFLVASVLKENSPKLLQEAQGIDDVIRILNNVNGDLDAKRACAVALKLHRKYLKKMQGKKT; this is encoded by the exons ATGATGAGATGGGGGAACAGCGGGCAGGCCGCGGATTCCTTCTACCAGGTCCGCCCGGATTGCAGCCAAAACGTCCCCAGCACCAAGTTCAAGATCAAG GCCGGCAAGACATTGAGCGTGCGGAAATGGCACGCTGCGTTTACGCGTGAAGGCTGCTTGGATATCGCTTCGGTTCTAAGCCGCATACAGAGAGGG GGTGTCCACCCAGCCATCAGGGGGGAGGTTTGGGAGTTCTTGCTTGGCTGCTATGATCCTGGGAGCACCTTCGATGAGCGGGACCAGATTAGGCACAGGAGAAG GATGCAGTACGCTAGATGGAAGGAAGAGTGCAAAGAGATGGATTCTCACGTTGGCACTGGTAAAATTATCACTGCCCCAATCATCACTGAGGATGGATTCCCTATCAAGGATCCATTAGTTTTACTTGAGGCTACTTCAGACACACAAGGTACTTCCACCAGCAGCAGCGGAGTTGAGGTCAGTGACTCCACGAACCCTGTCATTGATAGGCAAATCATTGACTGGAAGCTTACGCTGCATCAGATCG GCCTTGATGTTATACGCACTGACCGCTCCATGGTATTTTATGAGAACAAAGAAAATCTTTCAAAGTTGTGGGATATTCTAGCTGTATATGCATGGATTGACAAAGAAGTCGGTTATTGTCAAG GGATGAGTGATTTATGTTCGCCCATGATAGTACTTCTCAATGATGAAGCAGATGCATTTTGGTGCTTTGAGAGGTTGATGCGTAGGCTG CGAGGGAATTTCAGATGCACACAACAGTCTGTTGGAGTGGAAAACCAGCTTCAGCATCTTGCTTCTATCATTCAGGTGCTCGATCCGAAGTTACATGACCACCTAG AAACACTTGGTGGGGGTGACTATCTCTTTGCATTTCGCATGTTCATGGTATTGTTCCGGCGAGAACTATCATTTGGGGACTCCTTGTACCTTTGGGAG ATGATGTGGGCTCTAGAATATGATCCTGACATCTTCTCTACTTATGACAAAACTGGAGCTGCAACCCACAAAATTGAAGGATCTAAACCAAAGGTAAAATCAATACGTCAGTTTGGCAAGTACGAGAGGGAGAATATGAAGAATGGAGCAAATGATGGTGATGGACCTGTCCCTATTTCGGTTTTCCTGGTTGCTAGTGTTCTGAAAGAGAACAGTCCAAAGCTTCTGCAAGAAGCTCAAGGGATTGATGATGTTATCAGG ATACTGAACAATGTTAATGGGGACTTGGATGCGAAAAGGGCCTGCGCTGTTGCACTGAAGCTTCACAGGAAGTACCTCAAAAAG ATGCAGGGAAAGAAAACCTAA
- the LOC112874743 gene encoding ABC transporter G family member 48 isoform X2 has translation MRCEGLIGRFGSSNKRNITILKNVNGVLKPSRMTLLLGPPSSGKSTLMRALTGKLDKNLKVSGSITYCGHPISEFYPERTSAYVGQYDLHNAEMTVRETLDFSRRCLGIGARYEMLAELARRERDAGIKPDPEIDAFMKATAVQGQETNILTDVTLKVLGLDICADIIVGDEMLRGISGGQKKRVTTGEMLTGPARALFMDEISTGLDSSSTFQIVKFMRQLVHVMNETVVISLLQPPPETYNLFDDIILLSEGYIVYHGPRENILEFFESAGFRCPERKGVADFLQEVTSKKDQQQYWYLDEEYHYVSVPEFAERFKSFHVGQLMQKELQTPFEKSKTHPAALTTRKYGLSSWESLKAVMSREQLLMKRNSFIYIFKVTQLIILALMSMTVFLRTKMPHGQISDGNKFFGALTFSLITVMFNGFAELQLTIKKLPVFYKHRDFLFFPAWTFGLANIILKVPVSLVEAAVWVVLTYYVMGFAPSAGRFFRQFIAFFATHQVAMALFRFLGAFLKTMVVANTFGMFVLLIIFIFGGFVIRRNDIKPWWIWGYWASPMMYSQNAISINEFLASRWAIPNNDTTIDAPTVGKAILKSKGLFTGEWGFWVSIGALIGFIILFNILYLWALTYLSPSSGSNTQISEGEDNEHEMVVKGRNKDEISQAVYSDPGTNGATKRPAQSRVTLTFQPLSLCFNHVNYYVDMPAEMKEQGFTESRLQLLSDISGAFRPGVLTALVGVSGAGKTTLMDVLAGRKTSGVVEGDITLSGFPKKQETFARISGYCEQTDIHSPNVTVYESIIYSAWLRLSSDVDDSTKKMFVEEVMALVELDVLRNALVGLPGVSGLSTEQRKRLTIAVELVANPSVIFMDEPTSGLDARAAAIVMRTVRNTVNTGRTVVCTIHQPSIDIFESFDELLLLKRGGQVIYAGELGRHSHKLVEYFEAIPGVPKITEGYNPATWVLEVSSPLSEARLNMNFAEIYANSVLYRKNQELIKELNTPPPDYQDLSFPTKYSQNFYGQCVANFWKQYRSYWKNPPYNAMRYLMTLLFGLVFGTVFWQKGKNIDSQQDLYNLLGATYAATFFLGASNCMTVQPVVSIERAVFYREKAAGMYSPLSYAFAQACVEVIYNIIQGILYTVLIYTMIGYDWKADKFFYFLFFITASFNYFTLFGMMLVACTPSALLANILITFALPLWNLFAGFLIVRPALPIWWRWYYWANPVSWTIYGAVASQFGENGGLLSVPGGSPVMVKEFLKDNLGIRHDFLGYVVLVHFAYIIAFFFVFGYSIKFFNFQKR, from the exons GTCTCTGGGAGCATCACATATTGTGGCCATCCAATTTCAGAGTTCTATCCTGAGAGGACAAGCGCATATGTTGGTCAATATGATCTCCACAATGCAGAGATGACTGTAAGAGAGACGTTGGATTTCTCCAGGAGGTGCCTAGGCATCGGTGCCAGATATGAGATGCTCGCAGAACTTGCTAGAAGGGAGCGGGATGCAGGCATTAAGCCAGATCCTGAGATTGATGCTTTCATGAAAGCTACTGCAGTACAAGGACAGGAGACTAATATTTTAACAGACGTCACTCTCAAG GTGCTTGGGCTGGACATTTGTGCTGATATTATTGTCGGTGATGAGATGCTCAGAGGAATTTCTGGTGGGCAAAAGAAACGTGTGACTACTG GGGAGATGTTAACGGGACCAGCAAGGGCTTTGTTTATGGACGAAATATCCACTGGACTGGATAGCTCGAGCACATTTCAGATTGTAAAGTTTATGAGGCAATTGGTCCATGTAATGAATGAGACTGTCGTGATCTCTCTGCTCCAGCCACCGCCAGAGACCTACAATCTTTTTGATGACATAATCCTACTATCAGAAGGATACATAGTCTACCATGGGCCACGCGAGAACATCTTGGAGTTCTTTGAGTCTGCTGGTTTCCGGTGCCCTGAAAGGAAAGGTGTTGCAGACTTTCTTCAAGAGGTCACTTCCAAGAAAGACCAGCAGCAATACTGGTACCTTGATGAGGAGTATCATTATGTATCTGTACCGGAGTTTGCAGAACGTTTCAAGTCATTCCATGTAGGCCAGCTGATGCAGAAGGAGCTGCAAACTCCTTTCGAGAAGTCTAAAACCCATCCTGCTGCATTGACCACCAGAAAGTATGGTCTTTCCAGCTGGGAATCACTTAAGGCAGTGATGTCAAGAGAGCAGCTGTTGATGAAGCGCAACTCCTTCATCTACATTTTCAAGGTCACCCAGTTGATCATCCTTGCGCTCATGTCCATGACTGTGTTCCTCAGAACAAAGATGCCCCATGGGCAGATTTCTGATGGCAACAAATTCTTTGGGGCTCTGACTTTTAGTTTGATAACGGTCATGTTCAATGGTTTTGCTGAGCTACAATTGACCATAAAGAAGCTTCCAGTTTTCTACAAACATAGGGATTTCTTGTTCTTCCCTGCATGGACCTTTGGACTGGCAAACATAATCTTAAAAGTTCCTGTTTCGCTTGTGGAAGCAGCAGTATGGGTTGTTCTCACGTACTATGTGATGGGGTTTGCACCTTCTGCAGGAAG GTTCTTTCGTCAGTTTATAGCATTTTTTGCCACACACCAAGTGGCAATGGCTTTATTCCGATTTCTTGGTGCTTTTTTGAAAACAATGGTTGTGGCCAATACTTTCGGGATGTTTGTGCTGCTTATTATTTTCATCTTTGGAGGATTTGTCATCCGGAGAA ATGACATCAAACCATGGTGGATCTGGGGTTACTGGGCATCTCCTATGATGTATAGCCAAAATGCAATATCTATCAACGAGTTCCTTGCCAGTAGATGGGCTATT CCAAACAATGATACAACTATTGACGCACCAACGGTGGGCAAAGCTATTCTTAAATCCAAAGGCTTGTTTACTGGTGAATGGGGATTTTGGGTTTCCATTGGAGCCCTTATAGGATTCATTATTTTGTTCAACATCCTCTACCTTTGGGCCCTCACATACTTGAGTC CTAGTAGTGGCTCCAATACCCAAATTTCAGAAGGTGAAGACAATGAACATGAAATGGTAGTGAAAGGAAGAAACAAAGATGAAATATCCCAAGCTGTATACAGTGATCCAG GCACTAATGGAGCAACAAAGAGACCAGCTCAGTCACGCGTCACTTTGACTTTCCAGCCTCTTTCACTTTGCTTTAACCATGTAAACTATTATGTGGACATGCCTGCA GAAATGAAGGAACAAGGATTCACAGAAAGCCGTCTACAGCTGCTCTCTGATATCAGTGGTGCTTTCAGGCCAGGGGTCCTGACAGCATTAGTTGGTGTGAGTGGAGCTGGAAAGACCACTTTGATGGATGTCCTGGCAGGAAGGAAAACTAGTGGAGTTGTTGAAGGAGATATTACCCTGTCTGGTTTCCCCAAAAAACAAGAAACTTTTGCTCGGATTAGTGGCTATTGCGAACAGACTGATATCCATTCTCCGAATGTTACTGTATATGAATCCATTATCTACTCTGCCTGGCTGCGTCTTTCCTCAGATGTCGATGACAGTACGAAGAAG ATGTTTGTGGAGGAAGTGATGGCCCTTGTAGAGCTTGATGTGTTGCGCAATGCACTGGTGGGTCTCCCTGGAGTTAGTGGGTTATCAACAGAACAAAGAAAAAGGCTGACAATTGCCGTGGAGCTGGTAGCGAACCCTTCAGTAATTTTCATGGACGAGCCAACTTCGGGTCTTGACGCTCGAGCTGCAGCAATTGTCATGCGTACAGTGAGAAATACAGTTAACACTGGGCGTACTGTGGTTTGCACAATCCATCAGCCCAGTATTGATATATTCGAGTCTTTCGATGAG CTTCTGCTTTTGAAACGGGGAGGGCAGGTTATTTATGCTGGTGAACTTGGTCGCCACTCTCACAAACTAGTTGAATATTTTGAG GCGATTCCAGGCGTTCCAAAGATCACAGAAGGATATAATCCTGCGACATGGGTGCTGGAAGTTAGCTCTCCTCTATCTGAGGCTCGCCTGAACATGAATTTTGCTGAAATTTATGCCAACTCTGTGCTTTATAG GAAAAACCAAGAGCTGATCAAGGAGTTGAATACACCCCCACCAGACTACCAGGATCTGTCATTTCCTACAAAATATTCGCAGAACTTCTATGGTCAATGTGTTGCAAACTTTTGGAAGCAATACCGTTCTTACTGGAAGAATCCACCCTACAATGCCATGCGCTATCTGATGACACTGCTCTTTGGCCTTGTATTTGGTACAGTATTTTGGCAAAAAGGAAAGAACAT AGATTCACAACAAGATTTGTACAACCTACTTGGAGCCACCTATGCTGCTACCTTCTTTCTTGGGGCTTCCAATTGCATGACGGTTCAGCCTGTTGTGTCAATTGAGCGAGCAGTTTTCTATCGTGAAAAGGCAGCGGGGATGTACTCTCCATTATCCTATGCATTTGCTCAG GCATGTGTGGAGGTCATCTACAACATCATACAGGGGATTCTGTACACCGTCCTCATATACACGATGATTGGATATGATTGGAAAGCTGATAAATTCTTCTACTTCCTGTTCTTCATCACTGCGAGCTTCAACTACTTCACGTTGTTTGGTATGATGTTGGTAGCATGCACTCCATCTGCATTGCTGGCAAACATTCTCATCACCTTTGCCCTACCCCTCTGGAACCTCTTTGCTGGATTCCTCATCGTCAGACCG GCACTACCAATTTGGTGGAGGTGGTACTACTGGGCCAACCCAGTCTCCTGGACCATCTATGGTGCCGTGGCGTCTCAGTTTGGTGAGAATGGCGGTTTGCTCTCAGTTCCTGGAGGGAGCCCCGTGATGGTGAAGGAGTTCTTGAAGGATAATCTCGGGATCCGGCATGACttccttggctatgttgtgCTCGTCCATTTCGCCTACATCATCGCGTTCTTCTTTGTATTTGGTTATTCCATCAAGTTCTTCAATTTCCAGAAACGTTAG